The DNA segment TATTAAGCATTATTATCATTTATATTTTCCATGGGGGCGTTATCCAAGCGAAATCTCTAAAAAAGCTGAAGATTTGTTTAAAGCAATGTTTGATTTAGGAGCAACTTTACTGCAGTGGATTGATGATCATATGGATGATCAAGTACGTCAAAAATTACCACATGCGCTAGTTGATACGATATCTTATGAAAAAACCTTACTTAGAATTTTACATTATCCAGCACTAACCGGTGATGAAGAAGTCGGTGCCATTCGAGCAGCAGCGCATGAAGATATTAATTTGATTACCCTTTTACCGACAGCCTCATCACCTGGCTTGGAAGTTTTTTCACCCTATGATAAGAAATGGTATCAAGTGCCTGTGCATGAACAATCAATTATCATCAATATTGGGGATATGCTTCAAGAGATGACACAAGGTGAGTATATTGCAACAAAGCATCGTGTTGTGAAACCACAAGGTGAAGCTTCAGGCATTGATCGCTTATCAACGCCATGCTTTATCCATCCTAAAGCAGATGTTTATCTATCCAAGCGTTATCCAACTTCACAGGATTTTTTAGATGAGCGCTTGCGTGAATTAGGCGTTAAAGTATAAATTCACCTTTAATTAATGTGATAGCGCTACCTGTTAAATCAACACGATCACTATGGTATTGGATTTGAATTTCACCACCTCGTTTTGAAGCTTGATAGGCAAATAAATTATTTTTATTTAATACCTTGGCCCAATAAGGTGCAAGCATACAGTGAGCTGAACCGGTAACAG comes from the bacterium SCSIO 12844 genome and includes:
- a CDS encoding isopenicillin N synthase family oxygenase; protein product: MKILSVDYNDANASKDFATSLKETGFAVLKTHPISWQLIEEIYQEWREFFNSQAIKKYHYCSEKQDGYFPMDVSEIAKGETVKDIKHYYHLYFPWGRYPSEISKKAEDLFKAMFDLGATLLQWIDDHMDDQVRQKLPHALVDTISYEKTLLRILHYPALTGDEEVGAIRAAAHEDINLITLLPTASSPGLEVFSPYDKKWYQVPVHEQSIIINIGDMLQEMTQGEYIATKHRVVKPQGEASGIDRLSTPCFIHPKADVYLSKRYPTSQDFLDERLRELGVKV